A part of Amycolatopsis lurida genomic DNA contains:
- a CDS encoding thiamine pyrophosphate-dependent dehydrogenase E1 component subunit alpha: MTRENRMALYRSMKLIREFEERCLAMAIAGEIDGGIHPYIGQEAVAVGICANLTERDGITSTHRGHGHVLAKGAEPRRLLAELLGTLEGFNKGRGGSMHAADMKLGILGANGIVGAGGAIASGAAWAAKARGDSEVVVSFFGDGAMSQGVLLEAFNLAAIWSLPVLFVCENNQYATSLKLEAGLAGGATRRAEGFGLVSRSVDGMDVEAVESAAAELLEGVRAGRGPAFLECRTYRFFGHHSVLELLGVEFRDPDEVALWRTKDPIPLLGDQLGEDVVAGIDAAVKETIDEAVEFAKNAPSPDPKDALMYLYAGATAVRPGVIL; encoded by the coding sequence ATGACCCGTGAGAACCGGATGGCCCTGTACCGGTCCATGAAACTGATCCGGGAATTCGAAGAACGCTGCCTGGCGATGGCCATCGCCGGGGAGATCGACGGCGGGATCCACCCGTACATCGGGCAGGAGGCCGTCGCCGTGGGCATCTGCGCGAACCTGACCGAGCGCGACGGCATCACCAGCACCCACCGGGGACACGGTCACGTACTGGCGAAGGGCGCGGAACCGCGCCGCCTGCTCGCCGAACTCCTCGGCACCCTCGAAGGGTTCAACAAGGGCCGCGGCGGATCGATGCACGCGGCGGACATGAAGCTGGGCATCCTGGGCGCCAACGGAATCGTCGGCGCGGGCGGCGCGATCGCCTCCGGTGCCGCGTGGGCGGCCAAAGCCCGTGGCGATTCCGAGGTCGTCGTCAGCTTCTTCGGCGACGGCGCGATGAGCCAGGGTGTCCTGCTGGAAGCCTTCAACCTGGCCGCGATCTGGTCGCTGCCGGTGTTGTTCGTCTGCGAGAACAACCAGTACGCGACGAGCCTCAAACTCGAAGCGGGGCTGGCGGGAGGCGCGACCCGGCGCGCCGAAGGCTTCGGGCTGGTTTCGCGCAGTGTCGACGGCATGGACGTCGAAGCGGTGGAGAGTGCCGCGGCGGAACTGCTCGAAGGGGTTCGCGCGGGGCGTGGCCCGGCGTTCCTGGAATGCCGGACGTACCGGTTCTTCGGGCACCATTCCGTGCTCGAACTCCTCGGTGTCGAGTTCCGCGACCCCGACGAGGTCGCGCTTTGGCGCACGAAGGATCCGATCCCGCTGCTGGGCGATCAGCTCGGCGAAGACGTCGTCGCCGGGATCGACGCGGCTGTCAAGGAAACCATCGACGAGGCGGTCGAGTTCGCGAAGAACGCCCCATCGCCCGATCCGAAGGACGCACTCATGTATCTGTACGCGGGAGCCACCGCCGTCCGGCCGGGGGTGATCCTGTGA